Proteins from a single region of Trichoderma asperellum chromosome 3, complete sequence:
- a CDS encoding uncharacterized protein (EggNog:ENOG41), with product MDNTPPEGTWFSQSRNPDSNLDAFDIWTEKDEIHSDVHKRTFASDKYLRGSVLGQGGWSTVYKIQRVGDGQILAGKASMSVNQLYKETRMLRKLVHKHILEFIELYKEAGKEEATLLITELCTEGTLHMRINHAPGGMSRGEILLATSQISDALAYLHGRNYFHSDIKPRNILVRRLDPISVALADCADCKLLDSYRGPPGGTPNYWSPEMTANNRHAGKSDDIWALGISLLGMIGQWPQCEKTKAGLARYPRQCANHAQELQKLNPGNGLVSLVGRLLTWRARERITAEKCCEATIKLLEETKGEEESVGTEGLRIKSPEGFRPISFW from the exons ATGGACAACACTCCACCTGAGGGAACGTGGTTCTCTCAAAGCAGAAACCCAGATTCTAATCTCGACGCGTTTGACATCTGGACCGAAAAAGATGAAATACATTCGGATGTGCATAAACGCACTTTTGCTTCAGACAAGTATCTTCGTGGCAGTGTCTTGGGCCAAGGAGGATGGTCTACAGTCTACAAGATCCAGAGAGTTGGAGATGGACAGATTCTGGCTGGTAAGGCGTCTATGTCGGTTAATCAGCTCTATAAAGAGACACGGATGCTTCGTAAACTAGTTCAT AAGCACATCTTGGAGTTTATTGAGCTTTACAAAGAGGCTGGCAAAGAGGAGGCTACTCTTTTGATCACCGAGCTCTGCACTGAAGGAACGCTTCATATGCGTATCAACCATGCTCCTGGCGGCATGAGCCGAGGGGAAATCCTTCTAGCCACAAGCCAAATATCAGACGCGCTAGCCTACCTTCACGGACGAAATTATTTCCACTCAGACATAAAGCCAAGGAACATCCTTGTTCGTCGTCTCGACCCCATCAGCGTAGCGTTGGCGGATTGCGCAGACTGTAAGCTCCTTGATTCGTATCGTGGCCCTCCTGGTGGAACGCCCAACTACTGGTCTCCAGAAATGACGGCCAACAATCGCCACGCGGGCAAGAGTGACGACATCTGGGCTCTGGGCATTAGCCTATTGGGGATGATCGGACAGTGGCCGCAATGTGAGAAGACAAAGGCCGGGTTGGCGAGATACCCTCGACAATGCGCCAACCACGCGCAAGAGCTTCAAAAGCTGAACCCTGGAAATGGACTGGTCAGCCTTGTAGGGAGGCTGCTCACTTGGAGAGCCAGAGAGCGCATCACGGCGGAGAAATGCTGCGAAGCGACGATTAAGCTTCTGGAAGAGAcgaagggagaggaggagagcgtTGGCACGGAGGGGCTACGAATCAAATCTCCTGAAGGGTTTCGACCGATTTCGTTTTGGTAA
- a CDS encoding uncharacterized protein (EggNog:ENOG41), which translates to MSTDDIDAAVHASSEPLPVDTRDRIDDQIECAKVPLQPAFLHSPPDSNDAGKSEASDSELSDLEDEPPLEDAPMLPPALAAEEDDIGEIEPDHWSSGNVPVFKPTMEQFKDFKRFMTKVDKYGMKSGIIKVIPPKEWSDAQPPLDDLVKQVRVREPIKQDIMGSNGTYRQVNILHGRSYNIPQWRQLCDQSEHQPPARRGERRANADKPKPVRSRPAAPKTADPNAAPKTRGRGRPPKNKGKAKRDEESRPMTPVSPRVEADGAADEVMESIEPIKELGTEIDYEDDEQPEFRRMGGIRPSKPKIQSTSARRKYSRREGSAVIDEAAFKDFDYRMDISDYTPERCEELERTYWKTLTYAQPLYGADLMGTLFDDRTENWNLNKLPNLLDVLGTKVPGVNTAYLYLGMWKATFAWHLEDVDLYSINYLHFGAPKQWYSISQADARRFEAAMKSIWPADAKACDQFLRHKAFLISPQHLQQHYGIKVNRVVSYPGEFVVTYPYGYHSGYNLGYNCAEAVNFALDSWLEMGKIAKKCECAQAQDSVWVNVYEIERKLRGEETEYEETEDDDDEDEDEDHDELSGLPTPPGHAVKFKDANRKRKRDKADKGAKTKVKKIRLRLKVKAEPPCCLCPNDIPSLEFLPTDDGRKAHRLCALYIPETYIDTVDGKETVFNVSAIHKDRLDLKCLFCRSKRGACFQCSQKKCTRAYHATCAAAAGAFTEEQEVPVFGEDGTEYKEQAFEFSCRFHRAKRDKKLDGDALEEDSRILKAAEALQKGEICQLQYHKGEIFAGAVVDNRPDERMLLVDVLPNGDRMEVEWKWLLLPDPSDYHLPKASANAIPLPSSQKAKDKLNAKRQQGDDKPRKDDTFVEGGFTWAEFHTSEVTNKEQAKVDFTKQDQIWHYLGKTSTEARAQYTEDPAIPRYNTKSNFLDTLPKPPKPAPVRQVYQQRAYGLYGPTATGYAGLEKPYVYQPRTSTVSTYYHPGTYSFQGANAAAPAIQRYQPYTVQRFDYMAGTGGKYQNYTAPPPPQPALPSASSMEGQRPAPPAQVPQQYSKPTWQVHSSVYQKYPFFQVNHNRDASKYRTPYSPWGGFTNGYEGDLRAHLLANQNDLLRRASLAAMSPVGSSRPYQASPTTAISPGATAISAASQQATTSLPPPILGTASHQYHPAIKAQYRNMAQQPSKPKPTPAPKPYKVPPKQSPVPLPAGFLAAMASSPGTPLQSSSKPSPLPPSSPQDGSPNTKPAMPSSPSTSLRGSATPVGSTSKAPQQLQRISVTPVPLPKFSMVSQESKTATMLSPAKPESSNLPPATGPNGSEDGVPGATTPKAEEATPTEIAVPNHG; encoded by the exons ATGTCAACCGACGACATCGACGCAGCCGTCCATGCGTCGTCTGAGCCTCTCCCTGTCGACACGCGGGATAGGATCGATGACCAGATTGAATGTGCCAAAGTGCCCTTGCAGCCCGCCTTCTTGCACTCGCCGCCGGATAGCAACGATGCCGGCAAGTCAGAGGCCAGCGACTCGGAGCTGAGCGACCTCGAGGACGAGCCGCCGCTGGAGGATGCGCCGATGCTACCCCCGGCTctcgctgctgaagaggacGATATTGGTGAAATCGAGCCGGACCACTGGTCGTCCGGCAACGTGCCGGTTTTCAAGCCGACGATGGAACAGTTCAAGGACTTCAAGCGATTC ATGACAAAAGTTGACAAGTATGGAATGAAGTCTGGTATTATTAAAGTCATTCCGCCAAAGGAGTGGTCAGATGCACAGCCACCACTCGACGATCTCGTGAAGCAGGTCCGAGTCCGCGAGCCAATCAAACAGGATATCATGGGTTCGAACGGCACTTACCGCCAGGTTAATATTCTCCATGGACGTTCTTACAACATACCGCAATGGAGGCAGCTTTGCGACCAGAGCGAGCACCAGCCTCCTGCGCGGCGCGGGGAGAGACGCGCGAATGCGGATAAGCCCAAACCTGTACGATCTCGCCCTGCTGCCCCGAAGACTGCGGATCCTAATGCTGCACCAAAGACTcgtggacgaggacgaccACCTAAGAATAAGGGCAAGGCCAAGCGGGATGAAGAGAGCCGGCCTATGACTCCGGTATCTCCAAGGGTTGAGGCTGATGGTGCAGCAGACGAGGTGATGGAGTCTATCGAACCGATAAAGGAACTGGGCACCGAGATAGACTacgaagacgatgagcaGCCTGAATTCCGCAGAATGGGCGGGATTAGACCCAGCAAGCCAAAGATCCAATCAACATCTGCGCGCCGGAAATACAGCCGCCGAGAAGGATCTGCAGTGATTGATGAGGCTGCGTTCAAGGATTTCGACTACCGGATGGATATTTCCGATTATACGCCTGAGCGCTGCGAAGAACTGGAGCGGACTTATTGGAAGACATTGACTTATGCTCAACCGCTATATGGTGCTGACTTGATGGGCACGCTCTTTGATGACAGGACTGAGAATTGGAACCTCAACAAATTACCAAATCTCCTGGATGTTCTCGGCACCAAAGTCCCTGGCGTCAATACCGCATATCTCTATCTTGGAATGTGGAAGGCGACTTTTGCCTGGCATCTCGAAGATGTCGATTTGTATAGCATCAATTACCTTCACTTTGGCGCTCCAAAGCAATGGTATAGCATTTCTCAAGCCGATGCCCGAAGATTTGAGGCTGCCATGAAGAGCATATGGCCCGCCGATGCTAAAGCTTGTGATCAATTCCTCAGACACAAGGCTTTCCTCATCTCACCGCAACACCTTCAACAGCACTATGGCATCAAGGTCAACCGAGTTGTCTCTTATCCCGGCGAGTTCGTCGTCACGTACCCCTATGGATATCATTCCGGCTATAATCTAGGATACAACTGCGCCGAAGCAGTCAATTTTGCCCTCGATTCCTGGCTTGAGATGGGCAAAATTGCCAAGAAGTGTGAATGCGCCCAAGCTCAAGACAGCGTGTGGGTTAACGTATACGAGATTGAGCGGAAGCTGCGTGGAGAAGAGACTGAATACGAAGAGAcagaggacgacgacgacgaggacgaggacgaggaccaCGATGAGCTTTCCGGACTTCCTACTCCTCCTGGTCACGCTGTGAAATTCAAGGATGCAAATCGTAAGAGGAAACGCGACAAAGCAGACAAGGGAGCCAAGACCAAGGTCAAGAAGATTAGACTACGACTTAAAGTCAAGGCCGAACCACCTTGCTGTCTGTGCCCCAACGACATCCCCAGTCTGGAGTTTCTACCTACAGACGATGGCAGAAAAGCCCATCGCCTCTGCGCCCTCTATATTCCCGAGACATACATTGATACAGTTGACGGCAAAGAAACTGTCTTCAACGTTTCCGCTATACACAAAGATCGCCTGGACCTCAAATGCTTATTCTGTCGATCAAAACGTGGGGCTTGCTTCCAATGCTCCCAGAAGAAATGCACGAGGGCATACCACGCTACatgcgccgcagcagcaggggcGTTTACTGAAGAGCAAGAGGTCCCAGTGTTTGGCGAGGACGGCACAGAATACAAAGAACAGGCCTTTGAGTTTAGCTGTCGCTTCCACCGTGCCAAGCGCGATAAGAAGCTGGATGGCGATGCTTTGGAAGAAGACTCTCGTATCTTGAAAGCCGCCGAGGCCCTCCAGAAAGGGGAGATTTGTCAGCTGCAATATCATAAGGGCGAAATATTTGCTGGAGCCGTGGTGGACAATCGCCCAGATGAGAGAATGCTGTTGGTTGATGTTCTTCCAAACGGCGATCGGATGGAAGTCGAGTGGAAATGGCTCCTGCTTCCAGACCCATCTGATTATCACCTGCCCAAGGCGTCCGCAAATGCCATCCCGCTGCCTTCTTCCCAAAAGGCAAAGGATAAGCTCAATGCCAAGCGCCAGCAAGGTGATGACAAGCCTCGGAAAGATGATACTTTTGTTGAAGGTGGCTTTACCTGGGCAGAATTTCACACCAGCGAGGTTACGAACAAGGAGCAGGCAAAGGTCGACTTTACCAAGCAAGATCAAATCTGGCATTATCTTGGCAAGACATCGACCGAAGCCAGAGCGCAGTATACCGAGGATCCAGCAATCCCGCGATACAATACCAAGAGCAACTTCTTGGATACGCTCCCAAAGCCCCCCAAACCTGCGCCTGTGCGACAAGTATATCAACAGAGAGCCTACGGGCTATATGGCCCTACTGCTACGGGTTATGCGGGTTTGGAAAAGCCATACGTCTACCAGCCGAGAACTTCTACAGTGTCGACATACTATCATCCCGGTACATACTCATTCCAAGGagctaatgctgctgctcccgctATTCAAAGGTATCAGCCGTATACAGTACAGCGATTTGATTACATGGCTGGAACAGGTGGGAAGTATCAGAATTACACAGCGCCGCCACCTCCACAGCCGGCACTACcctcagcatcatcaatgGAAGGCCAAAGACCTGCTCCACCGGCACAGGTTCCTCAGCAATATAGCAAGCCTACATGGCAGGTTCACTCGTCAGTATATCAAAAGTACCCATTCTTCCAAGTAAATCACAACAG GGACGCGTCGAAATATAGAACTCCGTATTCACCCTGGGGCGGGTTTACCAACGGGTACGAAGGCGATTTGAGAGCACATCTGCTAGCGAACCAGAACGATCTCCTCCGACGGGCATCTTTGGCTGCCATGTCTCCGGTTGGCTCCTCTAGACCATACCAGGCATCACCTACAACAGCTATCTCACCTGGGGCAACGGCAATCTCCGCAGCGTCACAGCAAGCGACCACTTCGCTACCCCCACCAATACTGGGAACCGCTAGCCATCAGTATCATCCTGCAATTAAGGCTCAATATAGGAATATGGCTCAGCAGCCCAGCAAGCCCAAGCCAACCCCCGCGCCCAAGCCGTACAAG GTTCCACCTAAGCAGTCTCCAGTACCTTTGCCGGCAGGGTTCTTGGCCGCTATGGCCTCGTCGCCCGGCACTCCTTTGCAGTCCTCTTCCAAACCTTCGCCACTTCCACCGTCCAGTCCCCAAGACGGTTCTCCCAACACTAAACCGGCTATGCCATCCTCACCATCGACATCTCTCCGTGGGTCAGCAACGCCTGTGGGATCGACATCCAAAGCGCCACAACAGCTGCAAAGAATATCAGTCACTCCGGTACCACTCCCCAAGTTTTCTATGGTGTCCCAGGAGAGCAAAACAGCGACGATGCTTTCACCAGCAAAGCCCGAGTCATCGAATTTACCACCGGCCACGGGACCGAATGGTTCGGAAGACGGTGTGCCTGGAGCTACTACGCCCAAAGCAGAGGAGGCTACTCCAACAGAAATTGCAGTACCGA ACCATGGCTGA
- a CDS encoding uncharacterized protein (EggNog:ENOG41) — MSTDDIDAAVHASSEPLPVDTRDRIDDQIECAKVPLQPAFLHSPPDSNDAGKSEASDSELSDLEDEPPLEDAPMLPPALAAEEDDIGEIEPDHWSSGNVPVFKPTMEQFKDFKRFMTKVDKYGMKSGIIKVIPPKEWSDAQPPLDDLVKQVRVREPIKQDIMGSNGTYRQVNILHGRSYNIPQWRQLCDQSEHQPPARRGERRANADKPKPVRSRPAAPKTADPNAAPKTRGRGRPPKNKGKAKRDEESRPMTPVSPRVEADGAADEVMESIEPIKELGTEIDYEDDEQPEFRRMGGIRPSKPKIQSTSARRKYSRREGSAVIDEAAFKDFDYRMDISDYTPERCEELERTYWKTLTYAQPLYGADLMGTLFDDRTENWNLNKLPNLLDVLGTKVPGVNTAYLYLGMWKATFAWHLEDVDLYSINYLHFGAPKQWYSISQADARRFEAAMKSIWPADAKACDQFLRHKAFLISPQHLQQHYGIKVNRVVSYPGEFVVTYPYGYHSGYNLGYNCAEAVNFALDSWLEMGKIAKKCECAQAQDSVWVNVYEIERKLRGEETEYEETEDDDDEDEDEDHDELSGLPTPPGHAVKFKDANRKRKRDKADKGAKTKVKKIRLRLKVKAEPPCCLCPNDIPSLEFLPTDDGRKAHRLCALYIPETYIDTVDGKETVFNVSAIHKDRLDLKCLFCRSKRGACFQCSQKKCTRAYHATCAAAAGAFTEEQEVPVFGEDGTEYKEQAFEFSCRFHRAKRDKKLDGDALEEDSRILKAAEALQKGEICQLQYHKGEIFAGAVVDNRPDERMLLVDVLPNGDRMEVEWKWLLLPDPSDYHLPKASANAIPLPSSQKAKDKLNAKRQQGDDKPRKDDTFVEGGFTWAEFHTSEVTNKEQAKVDFTKQDQIWHYLGKTSTEARAQYTEDPAIPRYNTKSNFLDTLPKPPKPAPVRQVYQQRAYGLYGPTATGYAGLEKPYVYQPRTSTVSTYYHPGTYSFQGANAAAPAIQRYQPYTVQRFDYMAGTGGKYQNYTAPPPPQPALPSASSMEGQRPAPPAQVPQQYSKPTWQVHSSVYQKYPFFQVNHNRDASKYRTPYSPWGGFTNGYEGDLRAHLLANQNDLLRRASLAAMSPVGSSRPYQASPTTAISPGATAISAASQQATTSLPPPILGTASHQYHPAIKAQYRNMAQQPSKPKPTPAPKPYKVGLPAAISLSLKSTKSAMQVPPKQSPVPLPAGFLAAMASSPGTPLQSSSKPSPLPPSSPQDGSPNTKPAMPSSPSTSLRGSATPVGSTSKAPQQLQRISVTPVPLPKFSMVSQESKTATMLSPAKPESSNLPPATGPNGSEDGVPGATTPKAEEATPTEIAVPSIETPVTTNNVIPDMKISTALLTPSSTINQQTMADRPPQPHFAQNTMHHQPEGFPDVPGCESMEFVERMMENLRRASQRRSTS; from the exons ATGTCAACCGACGACATCGACGCAGCCGTCCATGCGTCGTCTGAGCCTCTCCCTGTCGACACGCGGGATAGGATCGATGACCAGATTGAATGTGCCAAAGTGCCCTTGCAGCCCGCCTTCTTGCACTCGCCGCCGGATAGCAACGATGCCGGCAAGTCAGAGGCCAGCGACTCGGAGCTGAGCGACCTCGAGGACGAGCCGCCGCTGGAGGATGCGCCGATGCTACCCCCGGCTctcgctgctgaagaggacGATATTGGTGAAATCGAGCCGGACCACTGGTCGTCCGGCAACGTGCCGGTTTTCAAGCCGACGATGGAACAGTTCAAGGACTTCAAGCGATTC ATGACAAAAGTTGACAAGTATGGAATGAAGTCTGGTATTATTAAAGTCATTCCGCCAAAGGAGTGGTCAGATGCACAGCCACCACTCGACGATCTCGTGAAGCAGGTCCGAGTCCGCGAGCCAATCAAACAGGATATCATGGGTTCGAACGGCACTTACCGCCAGGTTAATATTCTCCATGGACGTTCTTACAACATACCGCAATGGAGGCAGCTTTGCGACCAGAGCGAGCACCAGCCTCCTGCGCGGCGCGGGGAGAGACGCGCGAATGCGGATAAGCCCAAACCTGTACGATCTCGCCCTGCTGCCCCGAAGACTGCGGATCCTAATGCTGCACCAAAGACTcgtggacgaggacgaccACCTAAGAATAAGGGCAAGGCCAAGCGGGATGAAGAGAGCCGGCCTATGACTCCGGTATCTCCAAGGGTTGAGGCTGATGGTGCAGCAGACGAGGTGATGGAGTCTATCGAACCGATAAAGGAACTGGGCACCGAGATAGACTacgaagacgatgagcaGCCTGAATTCCGCAGAATGGGCGGGATTAGACCCAGCAAGCCAAAGATCCAATCAACATCTGCGCGCCGGAAATACAGCCGCCGAGAAGGATCTGCAGTGATTGATGAGGCTGCGTTCAAGGATTTCGACTACCGGATGGATATTTCCGATTATACGCCTGAGCGCTGCGAAGAACTGGAGCGGACTTATTGGAAGACATTGACTTATGCTCAACCGCTATATGGTGCTGACTTGATGGGCACGCTCTTTGATGACAGGACTGAGAATTGGAACCTCAACAAATTACCAAATCTCCTGGATGTTCTCGGCACCAAAGTCCCTGGCGTCAATACCGCATATCTCTATCTTGGAATGTGGAAGGCGACTTTTGCCTGGCATCTCGAAGATGTCGATTTGTATAGCATCAATTACCTTCACTTTGGCGCTCCAAAGCAATGGTATAGCATTTCTCAAGCCGATGCCCGAAGATTTGAGGCTGCCATGAAGAGCATATGGCCCGCCGATGCTAAAGCTTGTGATCAATTCCTCAGACACAAGGCTTTCCTCATCTCACCGCAACACCTTCAACAGCACTATGGCATCAAGGTCAACCGAGTTGTCTCTTATCCCGGCGAGTTCGTCGTCACGTACCCCTATGGATATCATTCCGGCTATAATCTAGGATACAACTGCGCCGAAGCAGTCAATTTTGCCCTCGATTCCTGGCTTGAGATGGGCAAAATTGCCAAGAAGTGTGAATGCGCCCAAGCTCAAGACAGCGTGTGGGTTAACGTATACGAGATTGAGCGGAAGCTGCGTGGAGAAGAGACTGAATACGAAGAGAcagaggacgacgacgacgaggacgaggacgaggaccaCGATGAGCTTTCCGGACTTCCTACTCCTCCTGGTCACGCTGTGAAATTCAAGGATGCAAATCGTAAGAGGAAACGCGACAAAGCAGACAAGGGAGCCAAGACCAAGGTCAAGAAGATTAGACTACGACTTAAAGTCAAGGCCGAACCACCTTGCTGTCTGTGCCCCAACGACATCCCCAGTCTGGAGTTTCTACCTACAGACGATGGCAGAAAAGCCCATCGCCTCTGCGCCCTCTATATTCCCGAGACATACATTGATACAGTTGACGGCAAAGAAACTGTCTTCAACGTTTCCGCTATACACAAAGATCGCCTGGACCTCAAATGCTTATTCTGTCGATCAAAACGTGGGGCTTGCTTCCAATGCTCCCAGAAGAAATGCACGAGGGCATACCACGCTACatgcgccgcagcagcaggggcGTTTACTGAAGAGCAAGAGGTCCCAGTGTTTGGCGAGGACGGCACAGAATACAAAGAACAGGCCTTTGAGTTTAGCTGTCGCTTCCACCGTGCCAAGCGCGATAAGAAGCTGGATGGCGATGCTTTGGAAGAAGACTCTCGTATCTTGAAAGCCGCCGAGGCCCTCCAGAAAGGGGAGATTTGTCAGCTGCAATATCATAAGGGCGAAATATTTGCTGGAGCCGTGGTGGACAATCGCCCAGATGAGAGAATGCTGTTGGTTGATGTTCTTCCAAACGGCGATCGGATGGAAGTCGAGTGGAAATGGCTCCTGCTTCCAGACCCATCTGATTATCACCTGCCCAAGGCGTCCGCAAATGCCATCCCGCTGCCTTCTTCCCAAAAGGCAAAGGATAAGCTCAATGCCAAGCGCCAGCAAGGTGATGACAAGCCTCGGAAAGATGATACTTTTGTTGAAGGTGGCTTTACCTGGGCAGAATTTCACACCAGCGAGGTTACGAACAAGGAGCAGGCAAAGGTCGACTTTACCAAGCAAGATCAAATCTGGCATTATCTTGGCAAGACATCGACCGAAGCCAGAGCGCAGTATACCGAGGATCCAGCAATCCCGCGATACAATACCAAGAGCAACTTCTTGGATACGCTCCCAAAGCCCCCCAAACCTGCGCCTGTGCGACAAGTATATCAACAGAGAGCCTACGGGCTATATGGCCCTACTGCTACGGGTTATGCGGGTTTGGAAAAGCCATACGTCTACCAGCCGAGAACTTCTACAGTGTCGACATACTATCATCCCGGTACATACTCATTCCAAGGagctaatgctgctgctcccgctATTCAAAGGTATCAGCCGTATACAGTACAGCGATTTGATTACATGGCTGGAACAGGTGGGAAGTATCAGAATTACACAGCGCCGCCACCTCCACAGCCGGCACTACcctcagcatcatcaatgGAAGGCCAAAGACCTGCTCCACCGGCACAGGTTCCTCAGCAATATAGCAAGCCTACATGGCAGGTTCACTCGTCAGTATATCAAAAGTACCCATTCTTCCAAGTAAATCACAACAG GGACGCGTCGAAATATAGAACTCCGTATTCACCCTGGGGCGGGTTTACCAACGGGTACGAAGGCGATTTGAGAGCACATCTGCTAGCGAACCAGAACGATCTCCTCCGACGGGCATCTTTGGCTGCCATGTCTCCGGTTGGCTCCTCTAGACCATACCAGGCATCACCTACAACAGCTATCTCACCTGGGGCAACGGCAATCTCCGCAGCGTCACAGCAAGCGACCACTTCGCTACCCCCACCAATACTGGGAACCGCTAGCCATCAGTATCATCCTGCAATTAAGGCTCAATATAGGAATATGGCTCAGCAGCCCAGCAAGCCCAAGCCAACCCCCGCGCCCAAGCCGTACAAGGTTGGCTTACCCGCAGCTATCAGTCTGTCCCTGAAATCGACTAAATCCGCAATGCAGGTTCCACCTAAGCAGTCTCCAGTACCTTTGCCGGCAGGGTTCTTGGCCGCTATGGCCTCGTCGCCCGGCACTCCTTTGCAGTCCTCTTCCAAACCTTCGCCACTTCCACCGTCCAGTCCCCAAGACGGTTCTCCCAACACTAAACCGGCTATGCCATCCTCACCATCGACATCTCTCCGTGGGTCAGCAACGCCTGTGGGATCGACATCCAAAGCGCCACAACAGCTGCAAAGAATATCAGTCACTCCGGTACCACTCCCCAAGTTTTCTATGGTGTCCCAGGAGAGCAAAACAGCGACGATGCTTTCACCAGCAAAGCCCGAGTCATCGAATTTACCACCGGCCACGGGACCGAATGGTTCGGAAGACGGTGTGCCTGGAGCTACTACGCCCAAAGCAGAGGAGGCTACTCCAACAGAAATTGCAGTACCGAGTATTGAAACCCCAGTTACCACCAATAATGTAATTCCAGACATGAAGATATCTACGGCTTTACTAACGCCGTCTTCTACGATTAATCAACAGACCATGGCTGATCGCCCTCCTCAGCCCCATTTTGCGCAAAATACGATGCATCACCAACCCGAAGGATTCCCTGACGTTCCAGGCTGCGAATCTATGGAGTTTGTCGAgcggatgatggagaatTTGAGGAGAGCCTCTCAGCGGCGGAGTACAAGCTGA